tgaaaagttcTTTAAATCTTCATTAACTTccattaagtgcctcactgttacacagattggtgttttttttttaaaggaaaggaggaacaagtcaaaatgatttttttatggtaatcaatatttgtCACAattctgtcgactgagcttaacttgtattgaacctggaatattctttaagTTAACATATTCTCAAGAAATGGTAATCCACTTGTATCAATGGCATTTAAGGTATAACTCACATTTTACAGCatctatatataattatagtaGAGGtctgtgtaaaaacaaaaaaggcacttcTTAACATGTTTTGATCTCAACAATAAATTTAGGACAGAGATGAATGACTTTTAGTGTAACTTGAAAAATGTTGTTACTTCTGGTATGCAGGATGTCACCTTACTATGAGAAATAAATAGCTTCCAATATAACGTGCTTTTCCTGAATATTGCATGTCTAATACGTGTGTACAATACTAATAGCTGTTCAGGAGCCTTTATCATAATTGAGATGGCTTCCTTTAAAAAATACCCTACATCATTATATAGCACCACATAATTGTAGGAAGTTACTTGAGGTAAACAATGttaatactgttgcaatattgcATAATTTGAATCACACTTTACCACTCCTGCTGTAGTGTTTTCAATCTAAAGATGAGGTTAGCAAAGAGCATGGGTGCTCCATTCTGCTACTAAAGGTTTACCTTCCTGTCAGATCCTGTGATTTTCAAGCGAAAATGAATTTGCTTTTTCAGGTATTCAGGATTAATTTATCTTGACAGGTAAATTACTTGATTGACATGACTTGATTTATTATTctaagattttaaaagttttctcGAGTATAGCTGTGGGCCCATGGCCTGACTgtaaaattgcatttattattctGTAGGATGCAAATAGATTGCCTTGATTTGtatagtatataataataataataaagttccCACTTAATATTATGTgtctatgtactaacattaaaataaatacaataaaatgtacttattgtttaactacatgttgttctgcaaaaatcTCACAAGATTCAAATTTTCTGTTACTGAGGTTTTGGTTAGGTTTTGTGTAGtttcagatgtaattaaatgcaggtactttaaatgtaagtacatcgcaacaacacatatatacataataagtacattgtatcaaatggttaagtacatagtagttaaagacctAATATAAACTGGGTCCAACATTATTCTAATATGTGAGCAAAATATTTTCATGCCACAAAAACACTGTCAttttcaaaaagtttgaaaagctACAGTGCCTTTACTCTGCCTTCCAAAAAAACCTTTTATTGAATGAAAAGCTTGAATATCTGTTTGCTCTTAATATTGACTGTGCAAATAAAATCATATGCTTCAAGTATTAAAACTGAACATGAGGCATGTTTTATGTAACAGCTCAGGGTTCCTCTTGTGGCCCAAGGcttttaagaaataaaaagtaGAACAACAGAACTCTATAAAATAGACAGTCCAGCAGGTTCAACTGTCCTTTAAAACTCTGTGTGTAGTGAGCTACTGAAATCCCTGAAACCTGTCTCACTCGGTTTCATGAAGACGCCCTCCATTGTTCTCCAGTAGCTGTGCGGGCTGCTGATTATCATGCCGTGCACTTCTCTCTGGCCGTGGATGGGTCTGCCGTACTGTTCGCCTGTTACAGACAGCAGAGCGTCAGTGGCAGTGTGGCGGAACTGAACTGACTCGTCACGCTGCCAAACTGAGCCTGCACACAAAACGGTCCATTCATCAAGATGGTCACCCTCGCCATTCTCCCCAAACGCACTGACCTCCTGAATGAAAAGTGTGACATATGAACTTGGATCAGCTTTAAGACAAAGTGTGACTATGGTGACTTTTCAATATTCTGTTTCAAACCTGATTTGAAGACAGAGGGGATGTAAAGTAGTGGCTGTGTAAATTGCGGGCCGTGTTGACATGGGTAAGGCGGATGTTCTGTCCACATTTTACAGGAGTGCCTCGATGGCATTCAGCTTCACTGGTGCCCCGCACACTCCAGTAACTGTTACTATCCTCTACTGCAATCACACCTGTCACAGACTGCTGGCCACTACCTGGAATTAAACACAATTATATAACAGCTCATGAACAGATGGTGTTTGTTACAGTTACAGATGAAACTCATTCGTAAATGGTTGTTTCACATTGCATCCACGAGATAAAACAGCAACTCAAAACAGACTCTGACTATTTACCTCTAAATTACTCAATTACACCATTCATGTTCATATTAAATAAGCACATTCTAtgttatttttacttaaatgaaaaccatttcagtaaattgaataattgtcaaaacatcaaaatatcaTGCATTGGGGTCTCTAATGACATCTGCTGGAATAAAAATACCAATGACATAAAATGACAACTATAGCAAGTGGTTTTAGTGCTCCATTAATTGGCTAATTTCTATAAGCCAATGTTGTAACAAGCTTCATTTCTAGATATTATCACAAGAAATGCATTGGATaaatatttagacattataaaaGTCAATTATTTGTATAATTGTTGCATTTTTTACTACTAGGGCTGAAGGGTAAGACTTTGCAATGATACCACAATATGCTTGCAGCCAAACCTGACTATATGTTGTGCAGCTCCTTCACCTTAGTGTAAACTTTCcaaaaaaattactctgttttagtctcacccattcatttctctctctgtgtgtgtgtgtgtgtgttctgtattgtgtctgatttatttatttttacttgacaaatgctcttgtgttacattcattcattttctatggtgtgtcaaatttgccatgaacaGTACGAAGGGGGTACTGTTTAGAATCTAGtccttttgtttgtgtgtgtgtgtgtgtgtgtgtgtgtgtgtgtgtatttatcacataaggatagtaaaacccgaaatttttgaccttgtggggacattttgacggtccccatgaggaaaacagcttataaatcatactaaattatgtttttgaaaggtaaaatgcagaaagttttctgtgagggttaggtttagggtagggttaggtttagggatagaatataaagtttgtacagtataaaagcattatgtctatggaagtcccataaaacatggaaacacaacatgtgtgtgtgtgtgtgtgtgtaataggaTAGAGTGTGCTCAGATaaaggatatatatttttttaaccaatatatatatattggttaaaaaaatatatatcctttATCTGAGCGGTACAAGGCTTGTTGACTTTTCCTAAACTTGCCTcctgaacaatatatatatatatatatattggttaaaAATTACCCAAAAAGTGATTAAGGGTTGAATGGGAACTGGGTGCTTTTGAGCCTGAGTCGATtgttcaagttaaatataatataCGTGACAATTGTTAAATTATACACTATAACATATCAAACGTTCAGCATCACTCTCATACATATGGAACGAGCAGAATTCATGAATGACAGTCACTCACCAGACCCATAACGAACATCATGAGAGTGTAATCTGACGTTGTGTTTCACATTGAGCAGCTTCACCACCGACCCGCACGTCACAAAATCCATTTCGCTGCCGGAGGAGGGTGTAAACATACATAACAATAACACTGTTACAAACAACTGGATCCTCGAGAACCATAAACTGTCCATGACATACGCTTTGACGAGCCCTACGaagatattaaatattttaaaatcctaGATTACGTCACTTGGACCGTAAAACTACAGAAAGAATAGAGCGCCGTCTTCAGTTGTGGAGCTCTTACGTGCAAcgctgtaaaaaatgtttttaagaaaaatacttacACATAGTACTGCTTCATAATATGCAATATATCGAAGTTATCAAaccatcaaattaaaaaatataacaatatttacaACATATCAACCAAAAATACTGAACAATATTTCTTAGCGGAAGTTCAGTCTGGAGTTTACCGGAAGAAGAATATCTGCTGCAACCCTCAGCCATTTTTTTGTTGTCACTAACAAGCAGCTTTAATAGTGACGCTTCTTTCTTCATATCAGCGCTTATTTTCACGACTTAAATCGAGCTGCCTTGCAAGGGGACGTAAGTGCGCTTTCGTTTAGGATGTTTAATACGTGTCTGGTGATTTAATACGTGGTTTGTCATGTTGCTGAGGGTTTTCTTAGTTCGCTGAACATAGCATGAGGGCCTTGATATCATTCTGTGCTGCGCTATAGAGCACTTCCATgtttacgtaaaaaaaaaaaaacatacacataacCTGTATACTGTTTGACATATAATTAATCTCTGGCACTCGGATATTACTGAATAGCTGTTAACTTTAATATACTTACACGTCTTAAGTTTCTTAATTTTAGTCGAATAGATTTCAGGTTCATCGTGTTGTGTGGGTTTTGATAGCTTATTaggccatatatatattttttttacgaaATTGATAttcagatatatagatatattgttATGTCGTCAAATTAATGTAAACAATTTGAACGTCTAGTGGAAGAATTAAATCATCAATGTAAACCGCCAGTGAAGCTGTTGATGTGATCCAACCAGTCTTTTGTTTACTTGGAGCCATGTGTCAGGGACATATACTTTTAAGCTCATTTTGATCTGAATGTTACTTATAAGGA
The Xyrauchen texanus isolate HMW12.3.18 chromosome 34, RBS_HiC_50CHRs, whole genome shotgun sequence DNA segment above includes these coding regions:
- the LOC127628218 gene encoding stromal cell-derived factor 2-like; this translates as MDSLWFSRIQLFVTVLLLCMFTPSSGSEMDFVTCGSVVKLLNVKHNVRLHSHDVRYGSGSGQQSVTGVIAVEDSNSYWSVRGTSEAECHRGTPVKCGQNIRLTHVNTARNLHSHYFTSPLSSNQEVSAFGENGEGDHLDEWTVLCAGSVWQRDESVQFRHTATDALLSVTGEQYGRPIHGQREVHGMIISSPHSYWRTMEGVFMKPSETGFRDFSSSLHTEF